One region of Pseudomonas alvandae genomic DNA includes:
- a CDS encoding LacI family DNA-binding transcriptional regulator, producing the protein MSNIREVARLAGVSVATVSRTLKSPERVLPETRDKVNAAVLQAGYRPNLMAVQFRSRRTGNLVILVPTIANTFFARVISGAQQAAQAAGYRLLLCDTQGREAIEQEFAALVYAHQADGVIQLRASDPFVSLPPGTDALPLVNACEVVKDAPYPTISLDNRGAARAMTEHLIGLGHRRIGIIKGPRSSPLTLDRVAGYQDALHDAGIALDPELICHGDFTLKAGYEGAGTMLALAERPSALFCENDEMAIGALKRIKQMGLRVPEDISLVGFDDIPFAAYCDPPLTTISQPAETFGHKAVEMLIALIEKRPITQRHVLLPFELTVRGSSAPLVGFRSEPDR; encoded by the coding sequence TTGTCCAACATCCGTGAAGTGGCCCGGCTGGCCGGTGTGTCGGTGGCCACGGTGTCCAGAACACTGAAATCTCCCGAACGCGTGCTGCCCGAGACCCGGGACAAGGTCAACGCAGCGGTACTCCAGGCCGGCTATCGACCGAACCTGATGGCGGTGCAGTTTCGCTCCCGGCGCACCGGCAACCTGGTGATTCTCGTGCCGACAATCGCCAACACGTTTTTCGCCCGGGTCATCAGCGGCGCCCAACAAGCGGCGCAAGCGGCCGGCTATCGGCTACTGCTGTGCGACACCCAGGGCCGCGAAGCCATCGAGCAGGAATTCGCCGCGCTGGTCTACGCCCATCAGGCCGACGGCGTGATCCAGTTGCGCGCCAGCGACCCCTTTGTCTCATTGCCTCCCGGCACCGACGCGCTGCCGCTGGTCAACGCCTGCGAGGTGGTCAAGGACGCGCCCTACCCGACCATCAGCCTGGACAACCGCGGTGCCGCGCGCGCCATGACCGAGCACTTGATCGGGCTCGGCCATCGTCGCATCGGCATCATCAAGGGCCCGCGCAGCAGCCCGCTGACCCTCGACCGCGTGGCCGGTTACCAGGACGCCTTGCACGACGCCGGCATCGCGCTCGACCCTGAGCTGATCTGCCACGGCGACTTCACCCTCAAGGCCGGCTACGAAGGAGCCGGGACGATGCTCGCCTTGGCCGAGCGCCCCAGCGCGCTGTTCTGCGAGAACGACGAAATGGCCATCGGCGCGCTCAAGCGCATCAAGCAGATGGGCCTGCGGGTGCCCGAGGATATTTCCCTGGTGGGTTTTGACGACATTCCGTTCGCGGCGTATTGCGATCCTCCGTTGACGACCATTTCCCAACCGGCTGAAACCTTTGGTCACAAAGCCGTGGAGATGCTGATTGCCTTGATCGAGAAGCGCCCCATCACGCAGCGGCATGTGCTGCTGCCGTTCGAGTTGACCGTGCGGGGCAGTTCGGCTCCCCTGGTAGGTTTCCGTTCCGAGCCAGACCGCTAA
- a CDS encoding TAXI family TRAP transporter solute-binding subunit — protein sequence MRVNKRFTLLAAAAALAVATTAQAAPVYINILTGGTSGVYYPIGVGLSQIYSSGIEGSKTSVQATKASVENLNLLQAGRGELALALGDSVADAKNGVEDAGFKAPLTKLRAIAGAYPNYIQIVASEESGIKTLADLKGKTVSVGAAKSGTELNARAIFKAAGLTYNDMKVQYLPFAESVDLIKNRQLDATLQSSGLGMAAIRDLASTMKLNYVSIPTDVVQKIGNPAYQSAMIPANTYDGQADAVPTVAITNILVTRADVPDEVAYQMTKLLFDNLPRLGTSHSAAKDITLKNAAKNLPIALHPGAERYYKEVGAL from the coding sequence ATGCGAGTCAACAAGCGCTTCACCCTCCTGGCCGCCGCCGCAGCCTTGGCGGTCGCCACCACCGCCCAAGCTGCCCCGGTGTACATCAACATCCTGACCGGCGGCACCAGCGGTGTGTATTACCCGATCGGGGTCGGGCTTTCCCAGATCTACAGCAGCGGCATCGAAGGTTCCAAGACATCGGTACAGGCCACCAAGGCTTCGGTGGAAAACCTCAACCTGCTGCAAGCCGGGCGTGGGGAGCTGGCGCTGGCCTTGGGCGATTCGGTGGCCGATGCGAAAAACGGTGTGGAAGATGCCGGCTTCAAGGCCCCGCTGACCAAGCTGCGGGCGATTGCCGGCGCCTACCCCAATTACATCCAGATCGTCGCCAGCGAAGAATCGGGGATCAAGACCCTGGCGGACCTCAAGGGCAAGACCGTTTCCGTCGGGGCGGCAAAATCCGGCACCGAACTCAACGCCCGGGCGATCTTCAAGGCCGCCGGCCTGACCTACAACGATATGAAGGTCCAATACCTGCCCTTCGCCGAATCGGTGGACCTGATCAAGAACCGCCAACTGGACGCCACCCTGCAATCCTCCGGCTTGGGCATGGCCGCCATTCGTGACCTGGCGTCGACGATGAAATTGAACTACGTGTCGATTCCCACTGACGTGGTACAGAAGATCGGCAACCCGGCCTACCAGAGCGCCATGATCCCCGCCAACACCTACGACGGCCAGGCGGATGCCGTGCCCACCGTGGCCATCACCAATATCCTGGTAACCCGCGCGGATGTCCCGGACGAAGTGGCCTATCAGATGACCAAGCTGCTGTTCGACAACCTCCCCCGCCTGGGCACCTCCCACTCGGCGGCCAAGGACATCACGTTGAAAAACGCCGCGAAGAACCTGCCGATCGCCCTGCACCCCGGTGCCGAGCGCTACTACAAGGAAGTGGGCGCGCTGTAG